In Felis catus isolate Fca126 chromosome C2, F.catus_Fca126_mat1.0, whole genome shotgun sequence, a single window of DNA contains:
- the SON gene encoding protein SON isoform X1 — protein sequence MATNIEQIFRSFVVSKFREIQQELSSGRNEGQLNGETNTPNEGNQAGDAAASARSLPNEEIVQKIEEVLSGVLDTELRYKPDLKEASRKSRCVSVQTDPTDEIPTKKSKKHKKHKNKKKKKKKEKEKKYKRQPEESESKAKSHHDGNIDLESDSFLKFDSEPSAMALEHSVRAFGLSETSESPAVVLEPPVVSMEVSEPHTLETLKPATKTAELSVASTSVISVQSEQSVAVTLEPPMTKILDSFTMAAVPTTTVVLKSSEPVVTMSVEYQMKPVLKSLDTTPAEQSKMLEPPVAKGLEPSETLVVSSEITAEVHPEPSTSTTVDFPESSATEVLRLPEQPVEVPSEIADSPMTRPQELPELPKTTALELPESSVASVVELPGPPATSKPELQGPPVTPLLELPGPSATPLPELPGPLSTPVSELLGPPATAVPELPGPSVTSVPQLSQELPGLPAPSVGLEPPQEVPEPPVMAQELPGLPAVTAAVELPGQPAVTVAMELAEQPVTTSELEQPVGMTAVEHPGQPEVTTAAGLLGQPEAAMVLELPGQPVATTALELPGQPSVPGVPELPGLPSATRALELSGQPVATGALELPGQLMATGALEFSGQSGAAGALELLGQPLATGVLELPGQPGAPELPGQPVATVALEISVQSVVTTTELSTMTVSQSLEVPSTTALESYNTVAQELPTTLVGETSVTVGVDPLMAQESHMLASNTMETHMLASNTMDSQMLASNTMDSQMLASNTMDSQMLASSTMDSQMLATSSMDSQMLATSSMDSQMLATSSMDSQMLATSSMDSQMLATSSMDSQMLATSSMDSQMLATSSMDSQMLATSTMDSQMLATSTMDSQMLATSSMDSQMLASGTMDSQMLASGTMDAQMLASGTMDAQMLASSTQDSAMLGSKSPDPYRLAQDPYRLAQDPYRLGHDPYRLGHDAYRLGQDPYRLGHDPYRLTPDPYRMSPRPYRIAPRSYRIAPRPYRLAPRPLMLASRRSMMMSYAAERSMMSSYERSMMSYERSMMSPMAERSMMSAYERSMMSAYERSMMSPMAERSMMSAYERSMMSAYERSMMSPMADRSMMSMGADRSMMSSYSAADRSMMSSYSAADRSMMSSYTADRSMMSMAADSYTDSYTDTYTEAYMVPPLPPEEPPTMPPLPPEEPPMTPPLPPEEPPEGPALPTEQSALTAENTWPTEVPALPPEESVSLSEPSVSQSEISEPSTLPANYSVSASDPSVLASEAAVTVPEPPLEPESSVTSTPIESAVVAEEHQIVPERPVTYMVSETPMMSAEPTVLTSEPSVMSETAETFDSMKASGHVASEVSQSLLESAATNPEPSQSALELPAMAVSELPAVAVPEPPTGTVPEPPAVTVLETPAMAIPDPTAMVVSDSTAVAIPDPPTAEAVPETVALAESENVTISVPVVSALEPSVPVLEPAVSVPQANAVVSEPSVSVQESTVIISEPAITVSEQTQIIPTEIVAESTPMILESDVIRGVNLLSGDQSLTPEIGMQEIPMHSDEEPHAEGHLKNDPYESDHGTNIDLNTNNHLVAKGMERDTVSAAATGAVGEIGEGNILSIGETKQCTVLDTCSSVSEADGGTLSSAGPFALEPDAVGSSKGIEFATASALTSVSKYDVEVSLTTQDTEHDMIISTSPSGGSEADIEGPLPAKDIHLDLPSNNFISKDAEGPLPIKECDQTLAVALSPKESSGEDKEAPLPTKEILSDSGFSANIDDINEADLVRPLLPKDMERLTSLRAGIEGPLLASEVERDKSAASPVIISIPERASESSSEEKDDYEIFVKVKDTHEKSKKNKNRDKGEKEKKRDSSLRSRSKRSKSSEHKSRKRTSESRSRARKRSSKSKSHRSQTRSRSRSRRRRRSSRSRSKSRGRRSVSKEKRKRSPKHRSKSRERKRKRSSSRDNRKTVRARSRTPSRRSRSHTPSRRRRSRSVGRRSFSISPSRRSRTPSRRSRTPSRRSRTPSRRSRTPSRRSRTPSRRSRTPSRRRRSRSVVRRRSFSISPVRLRRSRTPLRRRFSRSPIRRKRSRSSERGRSPKRLTDLNKAQLLEIAKANAAAMCAKAGVPLPPNLKPAPPPTIEEKVAKKSGGATIEELTEKCKQIAQSKEDDDVIVNKPHVSDEEEEEPPFYHHPFKLSEPKPIFFNLNIAAAKPTPPKSQVTLTKEFPVSSGSQHRKKEADSVYGEWVPVEKNGEENKDDDNVFSSNLPSEPVDISTAMSERALAQKRLSENAFDLEAMSMLNRAQERIDAWAQLNSIPGQFTGSTGVQVLTQEQLANTGAQAWIKKDQFLRAAPVTGGMGAVLMRKMGWREGEGLGKNKEGNKEPILVDFKTDRKGLVAVGERAQKRSGNFSAAMKDLSGKHPVSALMEICNKRRWQPPEFLLVHDSGPDHRKHFLFRVLINGSAYQPSFASPNKKHAKATAATVVLQAMGLVPKDLMANATCFRSASRR from the exons ACCTGAAAGAGGCCTCCAGAAAAAGTAGATGTGTGTCAGTACAAACAGATCCTACTGATGAAATTCCCACCAAAAAGTCAAAGAAgcataaaaagcacaaaaataaaaagaagaaaaagaagaaagaaaaggaaaaaaagtataagaGACAGCCAGAAGAATCTGAATCAAAGGCAAAATCACATCATGATGGGAACATAGATTTAGAATCGGATTCGTTTTTGAAGTTTGATTCTGAACCTTCCGCGATGGCACTGGAGCATTCTGTAAGAGCGTTTGGCCTTTCTGAGACCAGTGAATCTCCTGCAGTTGTGTTAGAACCTCCTGTGGTATCAATGGAGGTATCAGAGCCACATACCTTAGAAACTCTGAAGCCAGCTACAAAAACTGCGGAACTGTCAGTTGCATCAACATCCGTAATTTCAGTGCAGTCAGAGCAGTCTGTGGCAGTCACGCTGGAACCACCCATGACAAAGATTCTGGATTCCTTTACAATGGCCGCAGTGCCCACTACAACAGTCGTGCTAAAGTCATCTGAGCCGGTTGTCACAATGTCTGTGGAATATCAGATGAAGCCTGTGCTGAAATCTTTGGATACCACACCTGCAGAGCAATCAAAGATGCTAGAACCGCCAGTAGCAAAAGGGCTAGAGCCATCGGAAACCCTTGTGGTATCATCCGAGATCACTGCTGAGGTGCACCCTGAGCCGAGTACATCAACAACAGTGGATTTTCCAGAGTCATCTGCAACTGAAGTGCTCAGATTGCCAGAGCAGCCTGTAGAAGTACCGTCGGAGATCGCAGATTCACCCATGACAAGACCACAGGAGTTGCCGGAGTTGCCCAAGACCACAGCGTTGGAGCTGCCGGAGTCGTCGGTGGCCTCAGTGGTGGAGTTGCCGGGGCCACCTGCGACCTCCAAGCCGGAGTTGCAGGGGCCCCCTGTGACTCCATTGCTGGAGTTACCTGGGCCCTCTGCTACCCCGTTGCCAGAGTTGCCAGGCCCCCTTTCTACCCCAGTGTCTGAGTTGCTAGGGCCCCCTGCGACAGCAGTGCCTGAGTTGCCGGGGCCCTCTGTGACATCAGTGCCACAGTTGTCGCAGGAATTGCCAGGGCTTCCGGCACCATCCGTGGGGTTGGAGCCACCACAGGAGGTACCAGAGCCACCTGTGATGGCACAGGAGTTGCCAGGGCTGCCTGCGGTGACAGCAGCAGTAGAGTTGCCAGGGCAGCCTGCGGTAACGGTAGCAATGGAGTTGGCCGAACAACCTGTGACGACGTCAGAGTTGGAGCAGCCTGTGGGGATGACAGCGGTGGAACATCCTGGGCAGCCTGAGGTGACGACGGCAGCAGGGTTGCTGGGGCAGCCGGAGGCAGCGATGGTGCTGGAGTTGCCAGGACAGCCAGTGGCAACGACAGCGCTGGAGTTGCCAGGGCAGCCTTCGGTGCCTGGGGTGCCAGAGTTGCCAGGGCTGCCTTCGGCAACTAGGGCGCTGGAGTTGTCAGGGCAGCCTGTGGCAACTGGGGCACTGGAGTTGCCTGGGCAGCTCATGGCAACGGGGGCACTGGAGTTCTCGGGGCAGTCTGGGGCAGCCGGAGCCCTGGAGCTTTTGGGGCAGCCTCTGGCAACAGGGGTGCTGGAGTTGCCAGGGCAGCCTGGGGCGCCAGAGTTGCCTGGGCAGCCTGTGGCAACTGTGGCGCTGGAGATCTCTGTTCAGTCTGTGGTGACAACAACGGAGCTGTCAACGATGACCGTGTCGCAGTCCCTGGAGGTGCCCTCGACGACAGCGCTGGAATCCTATAATACGGTAGCACAGGAGCTGCCTACTACATTAGTGGGGGAGACTTCTGTAACAGTAGGAGTGGATCCCTTGATGGCCCAGGAATCCCATATGTTAGCTTCTAACACCATGGAGACCCATATGTTAGCGTCCAACACCATGGACTCCCAAATGCTAGCATCCAACACCATGGATTCCCAGATGCTAGCGTCCAACACCATGGATTCCCAGATGTTAGCCTCTAGCACCATGGACTCCCAGATGTTAGCAACTAGCTCCATGGACTCCCAGATGTTAGCAACTAGCTCCATGGACTCCCAGATGTTAGCAACCAGCTCCATGGACTCTCAGATGTTAGCAACCAGCTCCATGGACTCCCAGATGTTAGCAACCAGCTCCATGGACTCCCAGATGTTAGCAACCAGTTCCATGGACTCTCAGATGTTAGCAACCAGCTCCATGGATTCCCAGATGTTAGCTACCAGCACTATGGATTCCCAGATGTTAGCGACCAGCACCATGGACTCCCAGATGTTAGCTACTAGCTCTATGGATTCTCAGATGTTAGCATCAGGCACTATGGACTCTCAAATGTTGGCCTCCGGCACCATGGATGCTCAGATGTTAGCATCTGGTACCATGGATGCCCAGATGTTAGCATCTAGTACCCAAGATTCTGCTATGTTGGGTTCAAAATCTCCTGATCCCTACAGGTTAGCTCAGGATCCTTACAGGTTAGCTCAGGATCCCTATAGGTTAGGTCATGACCCTTATAGGTTAGGTCATGATGCCTACAGGTTAGGGCAGGACCCGTATAGATTAGGCCATGATCCCTACAGACTAACTCCTGATCCCTATAGGATGTCACCTAGACCCTATAGGATAGCACCCAGGTCCTATAGAATAGCCCCCAGGCCGTACAGGTTAGCACCAAGACCCCTGATGTTAGCATCTAGACGTTCTATGATGATGTCCTATGCTGCAGAACGTTCCATGATGTCATCTTACGAACGCTCTATGATGTCCTATGAGCGGTCTATGATGTCCCCTATGGCTGAGCGCTCTATGATGTCAGCCTATGAGCGCTCTATGATGTCAGCTTATGAGCGTTCTATGATGTCCCCTATGGCTGAGCGCTCTATGATGTCAGCTTATGAACGCTCTATGATGTCAGCTTACGAGCGCTCCATGATGTCCCCAATGGCTGACCGATCTATGATGTCCATGGGTGCCGACCGGTCTATGATGTCGTCCTACTCTGCTGCTGACCGGTCTATGATGTCATCGTACTCTGCAGCTGACCGATCTATGATGTCATCTTACACTGCTGATCGTTCAATGATGTCTATGGCAGCTGATTCTTACACCGATTCTTATACTGATACATATACGGAGGCATATATGGTGCCACCTTTGCCTCCTGAAGAGCCTCCAACAATGCCACCATTGCCACCTGAGGAGCCACCAATGACCCCACCTTTGCCTCCTGAGGAACCACCGGAAGGTCCAGCATTACCTACTGAGCAGTCAGCATTAACAGCTGAAAATACTTGGCCTACAGAGGTACCAGCATTACCTCCTGAAGAGTCTGTATCACTGTCTGAACCTTCTGTGAGTCAAAGTGAGATTTCAGAGCCTTCGACATTGCCTGCTAATTATTCAGTGTCAGCATCAGATCCTTCAGTGTTAGCATCAGAGGCTGCTGTTACTGTTCCAGAACCACCATTAGAGCCAGAGTCTTCGGTTACATCAACACCCATAGAGTCTGCGGTAGTAGCAGAAGAGCATCAAATTGTTCCAGAGAGACCAGTGACTTACATGGTATCTGAAACTCCCATGATGTCAGCTGAACCAACTGTATTAACATCAGAACCTTCAGTTATGTCTGAGACAGCAGAAACTTTTGATTCCATGAAAGCTTCAGGACATGTTGCCTCAGAGGTATCTCAGTCCCTCCTGGAGTCAGCTGCGACTAATCCAGAGCCATCACAGAGCGCTCTAGAGCTGCCAGCCATGGCTGTCTCAGAGCTACCAGCTGTGGCTGTCCCAGAGCCACCAACTGGGACTGTTCCAGAGCCCCCAGCTGTGACTGTCTTGGAGACCCCAGCCATGGCTATCCCGGACCCAACAGCTATGGTGGTCTCTGACTCAACAGCTGTGGCTATTCCAGACCCACCCACAGCTGAGGCTGTCCCAGAGACTGTGGCCTTGGCTGAGTCAGAGAATGTTACCATTTCTGTGCCAGTTGTTTCTGCCCTGGAGCCTAGTGTGCCTGTCCTGGAACCAGCAGTGTCAGTCCCTCAGGCTAATGCAGTTGTTTCAGAACCATCTGTTTCAGTGCAAGAATCCACTGTGATAATTTCAGAGCCTGCTATCACTGTCTCAGAACAGACCCAAATAATACCGACTGAGATAGTTGCAGAGTCTACACCAATGATACTGGAGTCTGATGTTATAAGAGGAGTGAATTTACTATCTGGTGATCAAAGTCTTACTCCAGAGATTGGCATGCAGGAGATTCCCATGCATTCAGATGAAGAGCCGCATGCTGAAGGACACCTGAAGAATGACCCTTATGAAAGTGATCATGGTACAAATATAGACCTTAACACAAATAATCACTTAGTTGCTAAAGGGATGGAACGTGACACAGTGTCTGCTGCCGCCACTGGTGCTGTTGGTGAAATTGGTGAAGGGAATATTTTATCCATCGGTGAGACTAAACAATGCACAGTATTGGATACATGCTCTAGTGTTAGCGAAGCTGATGGAGGAACTCTATCTTCTGCTGGTCCCTTTGCTCTTGAACCTGATGCAGTGGGAAGCAGTAAGGGTATTGAATTTGCTACAGCATCTGCTCTCACTTCAGTTAGTAAATATGATGTTGAGGTATCTTTAACCACTCAAGATACTGAACACGACATGATAATTTCCACTAGTCCCAGTGGTGGTAGTGAAGCTGACATAGAGGGACCTTTGCCTGCTAAAGACATTCATCTCGATTTACCATCTAATAACTTTATTAGTAAGGATGCAGAAGGACCATTACCTATAAAAGAGTGTGACCAGACATTAGCAGTTGCTCTCAGCCCTAAAGAAAGTAGTGGAGAAGATAAAGAAGCACCTCTCCCTACTAAAGAGATACTCTCTGATTCAGGATTTTCTGCCAATATTGATGATATTAATGAAGCAGATTTAGTGAGACCATTACTTCCTAAGGACATGGAACGTCTTACAAGCCTTAGAGCTGGTATTGAAGGACCTTTACTTGCAAGTGAGGTTGAACGTGACAAATCTGCTGCCAGTCCAGTCATAATCAGTATACCAGAAAGAGCTTCAGAGTCCTCTTCAGAGGAAAAAGATGATTATGAGATTTTTGTAAAAGTTAAGGACACACatgagaaaagtaagaaaaacaagAACCGGGACAaaggtgagaaagaaaagaaaagagactccTCATTAAGATCTCGAAGTAAGCGTTCCAAGTCTTCTGAACATAAATCACGCAAGCGTACCAGTGAATCTCGTTCTAGGGCAAGGAAGAGATCATCGAAATCTAAGTCTCATCGCTCTCAGACACGTTCAAGGTCACGTTCAAGACgcaggaggaggagcagcaggTCAAGGTCAAAGTCCAGAGGAAGGCGATCTGTATCAAAAGAGAAGCGTAAAAGATCTCCAAAGCACAGGTCTAAGtctagggaaagaaaaagaaagagatcaagTTCCAGGGATAACCGGAAAACAGTTAGAGCTCGAAGTCGCACCCCAAGTCGTCGGAGTCGGAGTCACACTCCTAGTCGGCGAAGAAGATCTAGATCTGTGGGGAGGAGGAGCTTTAGTATTTCCCCAAGCCGCCGCAGCCGCACCCCAAGCCGCCGCAGTCGCACCCCAAGCCGCCGCAGCCGCACCCCAAGCCGCCGCAGCCGTACCCCAAGCCGCCGCAGCCGCACCCCTAGCCGCCGCAGCCGCACCCCAAGCCGCCGGAGAAGATCAAGGTCTGTGGTAAGGAGACGAAGCTTTAGTATCTCACCAGTAAGATTAAGGAGATCACGAACACCTTTGAGAAGAAGGTTTAGCAGATCTCCCATTCGTCGTAAACGATCCAGGTCTTCTGAGAGAGGCAGATCACCTAAACGTCTGACGGATTTga aCAAGGCTCAATTACTTGAAATAGCCAAAGCTAATGCAGCTGCCATGTGTGCTAAGGCTGGTGTTCCTTTACCGCCAAACCTAAAGCCTGCACCTCCACCTACAATAGAAGAGAAAGTTGCTAAAAAGTCAGGAGGAGCTACCATAGAAGAACTAACTGAG aaatgcaaacAGATCGCACAGAGTAAAGAAGATGATGATGTAATAGTGAATAAGCCTCATGTTTcggatgaagaggaagaagaacctCCTTTTTATCATCATCCCTTTAAACTCAGTGAACCCAAACCCATTTTTTTCAATCTGAAT ATTGCTGCAGCAAAACCAACTCCACCAAAAAGCCAGGTAACATTAACAAAAGAGTTTCCTGTGTCATCTGGATCTCAACATCGAAAAAAAGAAGCAGATAGTGTTTATGGAGAGTGGGTTCCTGTAGAGAAAAATGGTGAAGAGAACAAAGATGATGATAATGTTTTCAGCAGCAATTTGCCCTCTGAG ccTGTGGACATCTCTACAGCAATGAGTGAACGGGCACTTGCTCAGAAAAGACTAAGTGAGAATGCATTTGACCTTGAAGCCATGAGCATGTTAAATCGAGCTCAGGAAAGG attgaTGCCTGGGCTCAGCTGAACTCCATTCCCGGCCAATTCACCGGAAGTACAGGAGTACAGGTTCTGACACAAGAACAGTTGGCTAATACTGGTGCCCAAGCCTGGATTAAAAAG GATCAGTTCTTAAGAGCAGCCCCGGTAACTGGAGGAATGGGAGCCGTTTTGATGAGAAAAATGggctggagagaaggagaaggattaggaaaaaacaaagaaggaaataaggaacCTATCCTAGTTGATTTTAAGACAGACCGAAAAG gtcttGTTGCAGTAGGAGAAAGAGCACAAAAGAGGTCTGGGAACTTCTCTGCTGCAATGAAAGATCTGTCAG gcAAACATCCTGTGTCTGCTTTGATGGAAATCTGTAATAAGAGAAGGTGGCAACCACCAGAATTTCTCTTGGTCCATGATAGTGGCCCTGATCATcgcaaacattttctctttagG GTATTGATAAATGGAAGCGCTTACCAGCCCAGCTTTGCCAGCCCTAATAAGAAGCATGCTAAAGCCACAGCAGCTACTGTGGTTCTTCAAGCAATGGGCCTTGTACCAAAGGACCTCATGGCTAATGCCACTTGCTTCAGGAGTGCCTCACGTAGATAG